The proteins below come from a single Molothrus ater isolate BHLD 08-10-18 breed brown headed cowbird chromosome 3, BPBGC_Mater_1.1, whole genome shotgun sequence genomic window:
- the MAS1 gene encoding proto-oncogene Mas, which produces MDESNITFHPSEGTENISMHRNISTQERVWEILTPLWVIMIISFLGFCENGIVLWCLCFQIKRNPFTAYITHLSIADISLLFCTFILSIEYIAGFGFAYGFYYYVTTTLSIVFLLGYNTGLYLLTAISIERCLSIVYPIWYRCHRSQHQSAIVCAILWTLSFFMTVAEYLTCKDDSTKEQFDDGNHCQALLIFTWILTFMIFIPLMILSSLILVIRIRRNSLRPHSSKLYIIIVATVIVFLIFAMPMRLLYLLNYHHWSSLLSQQNHVTIVLSTVNSSINPLVYFFVGSSKKRRFKESLKVVLSRALTDGLRPRSQEVGMSLDIAETIF; this is translated from the coding sequence ATGGATGAGTCAAACATAACGTTTCATCCCAGCGAAGGCACAGAGAACATCTCAATGCACAGAAACATTTCTACACAGGAAAGGGTCTGGGAGATATTGACCCCACTTTGGGTAATTATGATCATCTCCTTCCTGGGTTTTTGTGAAAATGGAATTGTCCTCTGGTGCCTCTGCTTCCAGATCAAAAGAAACCCATTCACTGCGTACATCACACACTTGTCCATTGCTGATATCTCCTTACTGTTTTGTACGTTTATTCTGTCAATTGAGTACATTGCTGGTTTTGGATTCGCATACGGTTTTTACTATTATGTAACCACCACACTATCTATTGTCTTCCTTCTTGGCTATAATACTGGTCTCTATCTCCTGACAGCCATCAGTATTGAGAGGTGTCTGTCTATTGTTTACCCCATCTGGTACCGATGCCACCGGTCGCAGCACCAGTCGGCAATCGTGTGCGCCATTCTGTGGACTCTGTCTTTTTTCATGACAGTGGCCGAATATTTAACATGCAAAGATGATTCAACCAAGGAACAATTCGACGACGGCAACCATTGCCAAGCACTGCTCATCTTCACGTGGATCCTGACTTTCATGATCTTCATTCCTCTAATGATTCTGTCCAGCCTGATCTTGGTTATCAGGATTCGCCGTAACTCCCTGAGACCTCATTCGTCAAAGCTCTACATCATCATTGTGGCCACAGTCATTGTCTTCCTCATCTTTGCCATGCCTATGAGGCTGCTGTATCTTCTGAATTACCACCACTGGTCATCTTTGCTCAGCCAGCAGAACCACGTCACCATTGTTCTCTCCACCGTTAACAGTAGCATCAACCCCCTGGTTTACTTCTTTGTAGGAAGCAGCAAAAAGAGGAGGTTCAAGGAGAGCCTCAAAGTGGTTCTTAGCAGAGCTCTCACTGATGGCTTGCGGCCAAGAAGCCAGGAAGTGGGCATGAGTTTGGATATAGCCGAAACAATTTTCTAA